The Kozakia baliensis genome includes a region encoding these proteins:
- a CDS encoding exopolysaccharide biosynthesis polyprenyl glycosylphosphotransferase, whose protein sequence is MSKPMPSPLTKAAHILHAFTDAEMPPAEASPDSVAGRQLIVDPYPYFNPVLSKIFSFCDLLSVILASSVWYLEVMTWSPRVRPETVAVSGMVAVITFVLLPRKRNLMNYPRVQRISAQLRYISPALFLAVLTQFIALRVLDMSNTRAFDMALFWLTLCIGTLVLVRGTETILLHTRAIQNHLTRKIAIIGTGDVADQLADRIDNDAGHTYQLLGRFNDAPKSSRNSKITGTINDLVALSRRHSIHAVIIALAPGSTQDEHEINHLAWRLRTVLSDIYIAPYLLHGVDTNLPVENLGPHSLFVLQRRPLSELQTIQKSAFDFVFGLIVLAFLWPLLLAVAIAIKLDSKGPVFFRQPRIGFNNRPFTVFKFRSMYTEMSDLGAAKQTSRDDPRVTRIGKWLRKLSIDELPQIFNVLTGSMSLVGPRPHAPHTTAGGILLHDALAEYVIRHHVKPGITGWAQINGSRGELITVDDLKRRVALDLEYIQKWSLRFDIKIMALTVVREVFSRNAF, encoded by the coding sequence ATGAGTAAACCTATGCCTTCGCCATTAACAAAGGCGGCTCACATCTTACATGCATTCACGGACGCAGAGATGCCTCCAGCGGAAGCATCTCCCGATTCTGTCGCCGGTAGGCAACTGATTGTAGATCCCTACCCTTACTTCAATCCGGTTCTTAGTAAGATATTCTCGTTCTGCGATCTCTTATCCGTCATTCTCGCCTCGTCCGTCTGGTATCTTGAGGTTATGACTTGGTCTCCACGCGTAAGACCGGAAACGGTTGCTGTGAGCGGGATGGTTGCCGTCATTACCTTCGTGCTGTTGCCGCGAAAACGAAATCTTATGAACTACCCGCGTGTGCAACGGATTTCCGCGCAACTTCGTTATATTAGCCCAGCACTTTTTCTTGCCGTGTTAACGCAATTTATCGCATTGCGCGTGCTTGATATGTCGAATACGCGCGCATTCGACATGGCTCTTTTTTGGCTTACTCTCTGCATTGGCACCCTAGTGCTCGTGAGAGGTACGGAAACGATCCTGCTTCATACGCGGGCCATCCAAAATCATCTTACGCGGAAGATTGCCATTATCGGAACCGGGGATGTCGCCGATCAACTTGCTGATCGCATCGACAATGATGCAGGCCACACCTACCAGTTATTAGGCCGATTTAATGATGCCCCAAAGTCGTCACGTAATTCAAAGATTACCGGTACGATTAACGACCTAGTCGCACTTAGTCGTCGCCATTCCATTCATGCCGTTATTATCGCCCTCGCCCCAGGTTCGACGCAAGACGAGCATGAGATCAATCATTTGGCCTGGCGCCTGCGGACTGTGCTGTCCGATATCTACATCGCCCCTTATTTGCTACACGGCGTAGATACCAATCTCCCCGTGGAAAACCTTGGGCCTCATTCTCTATTCGTACTTCAACGTAGACCGCTATCCGAACTGCAAACGATCCAGAAGAGCGCGTTCGATTTCGTTTTCGGCCTGATCGTTCTCGCCTTTTTATGGCCCCTTTTGCTTGCTGTAGCTATCGCCATCAAATTGGACTCGAAAGGACCCGTTTTTTTCCGGCAACCGCGTATCGGTTTCAACAACCGTCCGTTTACCGTATTCAAATTCCGCTCCATGTATACGGAGATGTCCGATCTCGGCGCAGCGAAGCAAACGAGCCGGGACGATCCACGCGTTACGCGAATTGGGAAATGGCTGCGCAAGCTCAGTATCGATGAATTGCCCCAGATTTTTAACGTATTGACTGGTAGCATGTCTCTTGTCGGGCCGCGTCCGCATGCGCCTCATACGACGGCTGGCGGCATATTGTTGCACGATGCGCTGGCGGAATACGTCATACGTCATCATGTCAAACCGGGCATCACTGGATGGGCGCAGATTAACGGTTCGCGCGGTGAACTCATCACCGTGGATGATCTGAAACGACGCGTAGCTCTTGACCTCGAATACATTCAGAAATGGTCATTAAGATTCGACATAAAAATTATGGCTCTTACCGTAGTCCGAGAGGTTTTTAGCCGCAATGCTTTCTAG
- a CDS encoding FAD-dependent oxidoreductase has translation MFCFVVIDLKDTYTRYIINTNLLFARGCMQTDIAIIGAGPYGLSLAAHLRQMNVDFQIFGIPMEVWRDNMPQGMHLKSEGFACTLFDPKQELTLAQYCQAHGIDYASIGRPIERDLFLKYGEAFQRTFVSNLQKTHVQKLEREKNEQYSLTLANGETWHARRVIVACGISHFANLPRELAHLPADRYSHSARLAPLSSYAGKDIAVLGAGSSAVDVAGLLHQAGARAAIFTRRPKIWFNNPPERKSGLQQIISAVTKPRSGLGLGWRSKMACMAPQIFHMMPRRFRLRVTQGHLGPSATWMSRQLIEGKVPIYTGVSLTQAQMIGDRVELTFKCTEGEDQKIRVDGVIAATGYVADVSKIPFISENILKDIRTERSSPILNRHFESSVPNLYFVGLSAANSFGPMLRFAWGAGFVARHLSSHLAGNAFNFQRVARLFGPLKHLIATRIKDTAQASLSNNA, from the coding sequence ATGTTTTGCTTTGTCGTTATTGATTTAAAGGATACATATACTCGATACATTATAAACACCAATTTATTATTTGCCAGAGGCTGTATGCAAACGGACATCGCAATAATCGGCGCCGGACCCTATGGGCTTTCACTCGCAGCGCATCTGCGGCAAATGAATGTCGATTTCCAAATTTTTGGAATTCCGATGGAAGTGTGGCGCGACAACATGCCTCAGGGCATGCACCTCAAGTCGGAAGGATTCGCTTGCACCCTGTTCGACCCTAAACAGGAACTGACGCTAGCCCAATACTGCCAAGCCCATGGTATTGACTATGCATCTATCGGTCGTCCCATAGAACGGGATCTCTTCCTCAAATATGGGGAAGCCTTTCAAAGAACTTTCGTCTCGAATCTCCAAAAAACGCATGTCCAAAAATTAGAACGTGAGAAGAACGAGCAATACAGCCTTACTCTTGCAAACGGTGAAACATGGCATGCCCGTCGGGTCATCGTCGCTTGTGGCATCTCGCATTTTGCCAACCTGCCGAGAGAACTTGCCCACCTTCCGGCAGACCGTTACAGCCATAGTGCGCGGCTTGCTCCACTCAGCTCTTACGCAGGCAAGGACATAGCCGTTCTGGGGGCTGGATCTTCTGCCGTTGACGTTGCAGGTCTCCTTCATCAAGCAGGTGCCCGAGCCGCAATTTTCACGCGCCGTCCGAAGATTTGGTTTAATAATCCACCCGAACGAAAGAGCGGGTTGCAACAAATCATATCCGCCGTCACAAAGCCTCGTTCTGGACTTGGTCTTGGTTGGCGCTCGAAAATGGCCTGCATGGCGCCACAAATCTTTCATATGATGCCACGAAGGTTCCGTCTTCGCGTTACACAAGGCCACTTGGGCCCTTCAGCCACGTGGATGTCCCGTCAGCTTATCGAAGGCAAAGTTCCGATCTATACAGGCGTTTCGCTCACTCAAGCCCAAATGATTGGCGATCGCGTTGAACTTACATTCAAATGCACCGAAGGCGAGGATCAGAAGATTCGGGTAGACGGCGTTATCGCTGCTACGGGCTATGTCGCAGATGTTAGTAAAATTCCCTTTATTTCCGAAAATATTCTCAAAGATATTCGAACAGAACGATCATCCCCTATTCTTAACCGCCATTTTGAATCTTCCGTTCCAAATTTGTATTTTGTTGGGCTATCTGCGGCGAATAGCTTTGGGCCAATGCTTCGCTTCGCTTGGGGGGCGGGCTTTGTTGCGCGTCACCTAAGTTCTCACTTGGCAGGTAATGCTTTTAATTTTCAGAGGGTTGCCCGCTTGTTCGGCCCCCTCAAACACTTGATCGCAACACGCATCAAAGATACGGCGCAGGCCTCTTTGTCAAATAATGCATAA
- a CDS encoding glycosyltransferase family 4 protein, translated as MKILHVVRQFSPSVGGLEDSVLSLAAIQREKLGVDAQVVTLNSVFSREGVLPEREVVRGIPVRRLPWRGSTRYPIAPSVLSAVGKFDLVHVHAIDFFFDFLAWTRFLGLHNRPMIASTHGGFFHSGAYQRAKEIWFNTITRMSVRAYDKIVACSWNDADLFKKISGDRLMVIENGITQDKFRNAASPVPTRRIITFGRFARHKRIDLLFVLLSELRKLDPSWSLIVAGRPADQSLETLQTAASKAGVSEAVQFVVDPEDTELRELLGQASYFGCLSEHEGFGLAAVEALSAGLIPVLSTIAPFRRLEKQTGVGLLAEAGRLSEVASSLEALHSKNDPLLRERAMQGAAPYDWLDVTRHYVEVYRDVLSHHAN; from the coding sequence ATGAAAATTCTTCACGTTGTTCGTCAATTCAGCCCGTCTGTCGGCGGGCTGGAAGACTCCGTTCTTAGCCTTGCGGCCATCCAGCGTGAAAAGCTGGGAGTTGATGCTCAAGTCGTAACGCTTAACAGCGTATTCTCCCGAGAAGGCGTTTTACCTGAGCGCGAGGTAGTTCGTGGCATTCCGGTACGTCGACTGCCATGGCGTGGCTCGACACGTTATCCGATTGCTCCTTCGGTCCTTTCGGCTGTCGGTAAGTTCGATTTGGTCCATGTACATGCGATCGACTTTTTCTTTGATTTTCTTGCCTGGACCCGTTTCCTCGGCTTGCATAACCGCCCCATGATCGCCTCGACACATGGCGGTTTTTTTCATAGCGGCGCTTATCAACGGGCCAAAGAAATCTGGTTCAACACGATTACACGCATGTCTGTTCGCGCATACGACAAGATCGTCGCGTGCAGCTGGAACGATGCCGATCTTTTTAAGAAGATTTCTGGTGACCGCCTGATGGTCATAGAAAACGGCATTACTCAGGATAAATTTCGTAATGCCGCCTCGCCTGTTCCAACCCGCCGGATTATCACCTTTGGGCGCTTCGCTCGGCACAAACGAATCGATTTGCTCTTCGTCTTGCTCTCTGAGCTACGCAAACTCGATCCCTCGTGGTCGCTGATCGTCGCAGGTCGGCCTGCGGATCAGTCATTGGAAACTCTGCAAACCGCGGCATCTAAAGCTGGCGTGTCGGAGGCAGTGCAATTCGTGGTCGATCCAGAGGATACGGAATTGCGTGAATTGCTAGGTCAAGCATCGTATTTCGGTTGCCTTTCCGAACATGAAGGCTTCGGTCTTGCCGCTGTGGAAGCACTCTCTGCTGGCCTTATTCCGGTACTCAGCACGATTGCTCCTTTCCGCCGCCTTGAAAAACAGACTGGCGTCGGTCTTCTGGCCGAAGCTGGCAGATTGTCGGAGGTTGCAAGCAGCCTCGAAGCGCTGCATAGTAAAAATGATCCTCTTCTGCGCGAACGCGCTATGCAAGGTGCCGCACCCTATGACTGGCTCGACGTCACGCGGCATTATGTTGAGGTCTACCGCGATGTTCTCTCTCATCATGCCAACTGA
- a CDS encoding polysaccharide biosynthesis/export family protein, translated as MKSSRTWLGAIAVLSISACSPTHGLPELSSPDAATYRLGPGDQVRVLTYNDPQMSNTFTVGDDGRVAFPLIGTVTAAGLTPNELAERLTGILAHKGVLSKPSVSVEVAQYRPIFVLGEVNHPGEYRYIPGMTMQSAVALAGGYTYRAITNTAQDIRTEGTPDGKPLRGKIKPDSVLRAGDVITIMQRWF; from the coding sequence ATGAAATCCTCCCGCACCTGGCTTGGCGCCATAGCAGTTCTATCGATCAGTGCTTGTTCACCGACACATGGCCTGCCTGAACTTTCCTCCCCGGACGCCGCAACCTATCGTCTTGGTCCGGGCGATCAGGTCCGCGTATTAACGTATAACGACCCGCAAATGAGCAACACGTTTACAGTCGGAGACGACGGACGAGTTGCTTTTCCGCTGATCGGAACCGTGACGGCTGCCGGTCTGACACCAAATGAACTGGCGGAACGGCTGACCGGTATCCTTGCCCATAAAGGCGTCCTCAGCAAACCAAGCGTGTCCGTTGAAGTTGCGCAATACCGTCCTATTTTCGTTCTCGGGGAAGTCAATCATCCTGGGGAATATCGCTACATTCCCGGCATGACCATGCAAAGCGCTGTAGCCCTTGCGGGAGGATACACCTACCGCGCCATTACGAACACAGCACAGGATATCCGTACAGAAGGCACACCTGACGGCAAACCGCTTCGCGGCAAGATTAAACCAGACTCAGTGTTACGTGCTGGTGATGTTATCACCATCATGCAACGCTGGTTCTAA
- a CDS encoding WecB/TagA/CpsF family glycosyltransferase, which translates to MGVRLIDVPREDLADIVVQDARQHAKTLIVNANAHCMVLAQKSPWIRQLFQTANIAFCDGAGVQLASLFLVGRRLHRTTPPEWIGGVLEKLGSEASIFWLGGSQEAVVKAAQTYKQRYGSQIAGVRNGFFDATKGSPDSEAILQEINAAKPTFLFVNMGMPRQEKWLWDNWARLPNTIAVTAGALVDHAAGTVRRPSRWVANLGLEWFVRLTREPKRLWKRYLIGLPVFGYHVLSWKIRNLLKRSDPKA; encoded by the coding sequence ATGGGGGTGCGCCTCATCGACGTGCCACGCGAAGATCTCGCAGATATTGTTGTGCAAGATGCACGCCAGCACGCCAAAACATTGATCGTTAATGCCAACGCCCATTGCATGGTTCTGGCGCAGAAATCTCCTTGGATCCGTCAACTTTTTCAGACAGCTAATATAGCTTTTTGCGATGGTGCAGGCGTGCAACTCGCCTCTCTGTTCCTCGTTGGACGTCGGTTGCATCGCACAACGCCGCCTGAATGGATCGGCGGCGTCTTAGAAAAGCTTGGCTCCGAAGCATCTATTTTTTGGCTCGGAGGCTCTCAGGAAGCTGTCGTTAAGGCGGCTCAAACCTACAAGCAACGCTACGGCTCACAAATCGCAGGCGTTCGAAACGGTTTCTTCGACGCGACGAAAGGTTCGCCTGACTCGGAAGCTATTCTCCAAGAGATCAATGCCGCAAAGCCAACTTTCCTATTCGTGAATATGGGCATGCCGCGGCAAGAAAAATGGCTCTGGGACAATTGGGCGCGCTTGCCGAATACGATCGCAGTTACGGCCGGAGCCTTGGTCGACCACGCTGCCGGCACGGTGCGCCGCCCGTCCCGTTGGGTCGCCAATTTAGGGCTGGAATGGTTTGTGCGTCTGACACGAGAACCGAAGCGGCTCTGGAAGCGATATCTTATTGGACTTCCCGTTTTCGGGTATCATGTTCTATCGTGGAAAATACGCAATCTTCTCAAGCGTAGCGATCCCAAAGCCTAA
- a CDS encoding outer membrane beta-barrel protein produces the protein MREKHRSRLLRSVVWSIGTALSFGLAHPAHAQLFTQYFPSDLPGYAPDMSSSVVQRQILENIHPGIMLGDFNFRPTMSQNEGYTTNILGQPNSGSAQIVTTGGIRANSMWGRDALGMSANVANTVNPELMQANTTTWSVSGGGSLSLGEDSLTLGYSHSRQYLGATDLGNFGISYPVPYDTNDIRLGFTHNFGRFSITPSAVYDRFDFGQSSEGAIRNFGSLSHQLESALLTTRFEISKGNALISVMRATAAQFAPNAGGSLDDYADGAGFLGLDLRADSVIQYRALVGAETRQFTRVNSKGITTPTAELDIIWTPTPIDTITVTGRRGIFDPTSAFARNQVVSDIRIEADHELHQNLFIRGYAEAARTDSQSLSGDSPKRRQTQFRFGVIGTWMVNQYLTATLSYIHNSSYTKGGVPEVYDPLYGLTNRSTFTANTVTVGASFAL, from the coding sequence GTGAGAGAAAAGCATCGCTCCCGTCTTCTTCGTTCGGTTGTCTGGTCCATCGGAACAGCCCTTTCTTTCGGGCTGGCGCATCCAGCACACGCTCAGCTTTTCACACAGTATTTTCCGTCCGATCTACCAGGTTACGCGCCGGATATGAGCAGCTCCGTCGTGCAGCGTCAGATTCTGGAAAATATTCATCCAGGCATCATGCTTGGAGATTTCAATTTCCGACCGACGATGTCTCAAAACGAAGGCTATACGACGAATATTCTGGGTCAGCCCAATTCCGGCAGCGCCCAGATCGTCACAACGGGAGGTATACGCGCTAATTCCATGTGGGGAAGAGATGCGCTCGGTATGTCAGCCAATGTCGCCAACACCGTGAATCCGGAACTGATGCAAGCGAATACGACAACTTGGTCCGTATCAGGTGGCGGCTCTCTTTCCCTCGGAGAAGATTCTCTTACGCTCGGTTATTCACATTCCCGGCAGTATCTCGGTGCGACCGATTTGGGTAACTTCGGCATTTCCTATCCAGTGCCTTACGATACGAACGACATCCGCCTCGGTTTTACGCATAATTTTGGGCGTTTTAGCATTACGCCCAGCGCAGTCTACGATCGTTTCGATTTCGGCCAGTCGAGCGAAGGCGCTATCCGTAATTTTGGTAGTCTGAGCCATCAACTCGAATCCGCTCTCCTGACTACGCGGTTCGAGATTTCAAAAGGCAATGCGCTCATCTCCGTCATGCGCGCTACCGCTGCCCAATTCGCACCCAATGCCGGCGGCAGTTTAGATGACTATGCCGATGGCGCTGGGTTTTTAGGATTGGATTTACGAGCCGATTCCGTCATTCAATATCGCGCGCTCGTCGGTGCAGAAACAAGGCAATTCACGCGTGTAAATTCCAAGGGCATAACAACGCCCACGGCGGAATTGGATATCATCTGGACGCCTACGCCGATCGATACGATTACCGTCACCGGTCGGCGCGGTATTTTCGATCCCACTTCCGCATTCGCCCGCAACCAGGTCGTGTCCGATATACGGATTGAAGCGGATCACGAACTGCACCAAAATTTGTTCATTCGCGGCTATGCTGAAGCGGCCCGTACTGACTCACAATCGCTTTCAGGTGACAGCCCGAAACGGCGGCAAACGCAGTTCCGCTTTGGGGTGATCGGAACTTGGATGGTCAACCAGTATCTCACTGCTACGCTGAGCTATATTCACAATAGCAGCTATACGAAAGGGGGCGTTCCGGAGGTGTATGACCCCTTATATGGTCTTACGAACCGCTCTACTTTTACCGCTAATACCGTCACGGTTGGGGCAAGCTTCGCCCTCTAA
- a CDS encoding GumC family protein: MSNAQSQPDARDMLYRMLRIGRLHYKFFIIVFLLVAIIGAGITMVLPRSYQSIATVVVSNGIMDPLTTQNANASAQALSDDELATQAELIRSRDVAAAVLHQLPPEPKVEGGVKPWLCHHGVNFFCPTPPKEPVDPAMQFSHQIDGLLAGVDVEPELHSRVLTITVKNSDAERAAMIANAFVTNYQNISLTQQRADLSKTLAWLDERTASLRSRWVEAETNASHFNGSHNLSNNGANTPLIDKQIADAATNLSQAQGRYAAAQAKADALQEALKTGNERELVSLSQQPLLVATANSLLQLQNERMQQAATFGPNHPTVQALDRQIASTRASMASETRGALSQIHNDVVSAQAEVNQIQHNLDSLRGQSASQSGPQAEYATLAQEAQSARGVYDSFLERTKELAGRVQLLQPPVVFVSHATAASAPTFPNRKKLLIGVFVLASVCGVGAALLKDMMSPGFGDLGDIRRMTALPILATLPDMSRERPRSILRYVMDNPFSTIGEAVRGISAQLALSTGMETHKSQVIALTSAAPHDGKSTLAVWLASVVRAGSRPVLVIDADHRRRRQNLSSAGFTEVLADRIAPQDAIINNPITGIDFMGPGAPKAHPFDAREIAKLRETLTELSRTYSLIIIDTPPLLSMMDGLVLSSVADQTIFLCRWRSVSRAAVAACIERLRAYKANMAGVVVTYFSEASAHITGPHYTKDEQRLIDHLSDS; this comes from the coding sequence ATGTCAAATGCCCAGTCGCAGCCCGACGCGCGAGACATGCTCTATCGCATGTTGAGGATCGGCAGACTTCACTACAAGTTCTTTATTATCGTTTTCCTACTTGTCGCCATTATCGGCGCGGGAATCACGATGGTCTTGCCTCGCTCCTATCAGAGCATTGCAACAGTCGTGGTCTCCAATGGGATTATGGATCCCCTGACAACGCAGAATGCAAATGCTAGCGCCCAAGCGCTAAGCGATGATGAACTCGCGACACAGGCGGAACTCATTCGTTCGCGCGATGTCGCTGCAGCCGTGTTGCATCAGTTGCCGCCAGAACCCAAGGTCGAAGGCGGCGTGAAACCCTGGCTATGCCATCATGGTGTGAACTTCTTCTGCCCTACTCCTCCCAAAGAGCCGGTCGATCCCGCCATGCAGTTCTCGCACCAGATTGATGGCCTGCTTGCCGGTGTCGATGTCGAGCCTGAACTGCATTCTCGCGTTTTGACGATCACGGTAAAAAACAGCGATGCTGAGCGTGCCGCTATGATCGCCAACGCGTTCGTCACGAACTACCAGAATATCTCCCTTACCCAACAACGCGCGGATCTCTCCAAAACCCTTGCCTGGTTGGATGAGCGCACCGCTTCCTTGAGAAGCCGCTGGGTCGAGGCTGAAACAAATGCTAGCCATTTCAATGGTTCGCATAATCTGTCCAACAACGGCGCAAACACCCCGCTTATCGACAAACAGATCGCGGACGCTGCTACTAACCTCAGCCAGGCTCAAGGTCGCTATGCGGCAGCGCAAGCGAAAGCCGATGCGCTTCAGGAAGCGCTCAAAACGGGCAATGAACGCGAACTCGTTTCCCTTTCTCAGCAGCCGTTATTGGTCGCGACAGCTAACTCCCTGCTTCAGCTTCAAAACGAGCGGATGCAGCAGGCCGCGACTTTCGGGCCGAACCATCCGACCGTTCAAGCGCTCGATAGGCAGATTGCCAGCACACGCGCGAGCATGGCCAGTGAAACTCGAGGAGCGCTGTCTCAGATTCACAACGACGTCGTTTCCGCTCAAGCCGAAGTAAATCAAATTCAGCACAATTTGGATAGTCTGCGCGGGCAATCTGCCAGCCAGAGCGGTCCGCAAGCTGAGTATGCTACATTGGCGCAAGAAGCTCAGAGCGCCCGAGGCGTGTATGATTCTTTCCTTGAGCGCACCAAGGAACTGGCGGGACGCGTGCAATTGCTGCAGCCACCGGTTGTCTTCGTTTCTCATGCCACAGCCGCCAGCGCCCCGACATTCCCGAACCGCAAGAAGCTGCTAATCGGCGTGTTTGTTCTCGCAAGCGTGTGTGGTGTGGGCGCGGCACTTCTGAAGGACATGATGAGCCCAGGCTTCGGAGATCTCGGCGATATACGCCGCATGACGGCCCTGCCTATTCTCGCCACCCTGCCCGACATGTCGCGTGAGCGTCCGCGCTCCATCCTGCGCTACGTCATGGACAATCCTTTCTCCACGATCGGTGAAGCCGTACGCGGTATTTCCGCTCAACTGGCGCTTTCCACAGGCATGGAAACGCATAAATCGCAGGTCATTGCTCTTACCTCTGCCGCACCACACGATGGAAAAAGCACTCTCGCCGTCTGGCTTGCATCTGTTGTCCGCGCTGGCAGCCGTCCTGTTCTCGTTATCGATGCCGATCATCGGCGTCGGCGCCAGAACCTCAGTTCCGCAGGCTTCACGGAAGTTCTGGCCGATCGGATTGCGCCGCAAGACGCGATCATTAACAACCCCATTACCGGCATTGATTTCATGGGTCCTGGAGCACCTAAGGCTCACCCATTCGATGCACGAGAAATCGCTAAGCTGCGCGAGACACTTACCGAACTAAGCCGCACTTATAGTCTGATCATCATTGATACGCCGCCTTTGCTTTCAATGATGGATGGTCTCGTTCTTTCCTCTGTCGCGGATCAGACCATTTTCCTATGCCGTTGGCGGAGCGTTTCGCGTGCCGCTGTCGCAGCCTGCATTGAGCGACTGCGCGCTTATAAGGCGAATATGGCAGGTGTTGTGGTTACCTATTTCAGCGAGGCTTCCGCGCATATTACCGGCCCTCATTACACCAAAGATGAACAACGGCTGATTGATCATCTCAGCGACTCCTAA